The DNA window TTACGCTCGAGTTAGAGAATACGGGCGTCGACAACGCGAGCGATGCTGTCGTCCAGTTCAGTTCGCCCGACGAGAACGTCCAGACGATCGATCCGACGACCGACGAGTCAGAACTGCAGACGTCTGGTAACGAGGAGTACGTCGGCGACTGGTCGGTCAACGAGACGGCGACGGTCCAGGCAGCGATGGACGTCGACCCCGACGCCATCGCCCGAACCTACCCCGTCTCGGTCACCGTCGAGTTCCGCGACGAACAGGGTGTCGACAAGACCTCGCGGGAAGTCCGGGTCGGTGCGGAGACGGCCCACGAACAGACGTTCGACGTCGATAACCTCGAGACCGACCTCTACGTCGGCGAGGACGGTACCGTCGAGGGTTCGATCGTCAACGAGGGGCCGAAGCCAGTAGAGGGTGCAGTGATCGTCGTCGACGACGGCGAAGACGAAATCGTCCCCGACTTCGAGGATGGGCTGGGAAGCGGCTCGAACGTCTATCCGCGCGAGACCCAGTTCGCCGTCGGCGACCTGAAACCCGGTGAGGCGGCTCCCTTCGAGTTCCGGGTTGGAATCGGCGGTGAAGCCGAACCCGGACCGAGAGTGATGGAGGTCGACGTTCGGTACCGGAACGTCCACGACGACATCCGAATGACTCACGAACCGATCGACGTTCCGCTCGAGGTCGAACCCGAACGCGACGAGTTCGTCGTCGAACCAGTCGACGCCGACTACGAAATCGGCGAAACCAGGGAGATCGACCTCGAGGTGACGAATGCCAAGTCCGAGATCGTCACCGACGTCGAGGCGAAACTCTACACGAACGACCCGCTGGACAACCACGACGACGAGGCGTTCGTTCCCGCTCTCGAACCCGGCGAGTCGGCGACGATGAGTTTCGAGGTCGAAGTAGCCGACGATGCGACCGCTCAGACGTACCCGCTGCGGATGGACTTCCGGTACGACGACGAGCGGTCGAACTCCCAGCTGACGGACACCTATCGCGTGCCAATCGAAGTCAACGAATCCGAAGGCGGGCTCTCCGTGCTGTCCCTGCTACTCGTGCTCGGGCTCGTCGCTGGGACCGCCGGGGTCTACTGGCGACACCAGGAGACGGTCGACGAACGACTCGAGGGCGTCCCGGTGCTCGAGCGAGTCACCGACCTGTCGCTCCCGGAGTCGGTTAGACAGCGACTCGAGGGTGACGAGGAGTCGTTCGGTACCACGTCCGGGTATAGTGGCGGTTCCGGTCGGGTTTCGGGCTCGCTGTTCGAGTCGGAGGACGACGAGGACGACGGCGAACACCTCGACTTCGACGGAGAAGAACTGGAATCGGACGAATCGGCATCGAAACCCGAGTCCGACGCCGAGAACTGACGAGCGATGGCATCGCAACCGGACTCCCTCGACCGGATACTCGATACCGTCAACTACTGGATCACCGAGCGGCCGCGAGCAGTCATTATCGCCTTTCTGCTCGTTACAGCGCTGTTTGCAGGCGGCCTGGGAAGCATCGAGGTCGAAGAGGGCGTCGAGGCGTTCGCAGAAGGTGTTCCTGCCTACGAAGCACAGCAATCGATCGAAGAGGAGTTCGAACCACCGTTCGAAGACGATGCGACGACCACACAGATCATCAAGCGGAGTGACAACGTCGTCTCCCAGGAGTCACTGTTACAACTCCTCGAGTTCCAGTACTATCTCGAGGAGAACGACGAGTTCCGCGTCGAAGAAACCTCCAGTATCGCGGAGTTTGTCGCGCTGACGA is part of the Natronobacterium texcoconense genome and encodes:
- a CDS encoding COG1361 S-layer family protein, which produces MKRNRIVAFTVVLLAVTSLPLIGSTAASSTPSFDVYTPENIVEPGEETNLELEIRNGASTEDDDGLGDTPMTEARDVTVELESEDAPIEVKTGESPLPTMSAQTLFSESFTIAVDEDAEAGTYELEAEIDYTYTRQNGQEHTTSTTETVEVIVEERARFDAIDVQSDLVVGDRGLVTLELENTGVDNASDAVVQFSSPDENVQTIDPTTDESELQTSGNEEYVGDWSVNETATVQAAMDVDPDAIARTYPVSVTVEFRDEQGVDKTSREVRVGAETAHEQTFDVDNLETDLYVGEDGTVEGSIVNEGPKPVEGAVIVVDDGEDEIVPDFEDGLGSGSNVYPRETQFAVGDLKPGEAAPFEFRVGIGGEAEPGPRVMEVDVRYRNVHDDIRMTHEPIDVPLEVEPERDEFVVEPVDADYEIGETREIDLEVTNAKSEIVTDVEAKLYTNDPLDNHDDEAFVPALEPGESATMSFEVEVADDATAQTYPLRMDFRYDDERSNSQLTDTYRVPIEVNESEGGLSVLSLLLVLGLVAGTAGVYWRHQETVDERLEGVPVLERVTDLSLPESVRQRLEGDEESFGTTSGYSGGSGRVSGSLFESEDDEDDGEHLDFDGEELESDESASKPESDAEN